Proteins encoded within one genomic window of Amycolatopsis nigrescens CSC17Ta-90:
- a CDS encoding TetR/AcrR family transcriptional regulator, whose amino-acid sequence MARDQDRPALPPALPVVDQPPAERADAARNRHKILAAAEEIVATDGVEHLTMNDLAAAAGVGVGTVYRRFGDLAGVIDAMMNERENQLQQAFMAGPPPLGPGAPPADRVRAFLHSYVDLLDTYGDLLAAAETTTPSLRYRGAYAVHHIHLVTLISEANPGLDAQYLADTLLAAVAASHFVHQRRHRKMSVRRIKTGLDTLLDCLLQASR is encoded by the coding sequence ATGGCCAGGGACCAGGACCGGCCCGCCCTGCCGCCCGCGCTACCGGTCGTGGACCAGCCACCGGCGGAACGGGCGGACGCGGCGCGCAACCGCCACAAGATCCTGGCCGCCGCGGAAGAGATCGTGGCAACGGATGGGGTGGAACACCTGACGATGAACGATCTCGCCGCCGCCGCGGGAGTCGGCGTCGGCACCGTCTACCGCCGGTTCGGTGACCTCGCCGGCGTGATCGACGCGATGATGAACGAGCGCGAAAACCAGCTCCAGCAAGCATTCATGGCCGGTCCGCCGCCACTCGGGCCGGGCGCGCCACCGGCCGACCGGGTACGCGCGTTCCTGCATTCCTATGTCGACCTGCTCGACACCTACGGCGACCTGCTGGCGGCGGCCGAGACCACCACGCCCAGCCTCCGTTACCGCGGCGCCTACGCCGTCCACCACATCCATCTGGTCACGCTGATCTCAGAGGCGAACCCCGGCCTGGACGCCCAGTACCTCGCCGACACCCTGCTCGCCGCCGTGGCCGCGAGCCACTTCGTGCACCAGCGCCGGCACCGGAAAATGAGCGTCCGCCGGATCAAGACCGGCCTCGACACCCTCCTCGACTGCCTACTCCAAGCGTCGCGCTGA
- a CDS encoding amidohydrolase family protein yields MREDRYLIRGGSVLSMDPVIGDFEVADVLTEGTKILAVGPNLEATAEVIDATGTIVMPGFVDTHHHQYQAALRGALPEGMLSGYFEFVNRKMSPLYRPEDVRIAELVASVSQLDAGVTTAVDTSQISLSPEHTDAAIEGLAEAGRRTLFTYSTYPVIDGQVVDYERELKRLTRQYFPGKDQLLTLGLSAEPQGEFRAQWNLARELGLPIVSHVLGQYGASELLVQLSREGMLGPDNEYIHATGLSDEAWAAIRDSGGGVSLAVPIEMSMRHGMPPILKALEMGVQPSLSVDVECTMTADFFTQLRSVYTLQRAFVHERSLAGEDDLPALLTPREVLRFATVEGARTAQLADRVGTLTPGKEADVILLRADALNVMPLNNVPGAVVTLMERSNVDTVLVAGKVRKRGGVLTDVDLAGLRRAIEASRDHLYAAAGEPPRLFA; encoded by the coding sequence ATGAGGGAAGACCGCTATCTGATCAGGGGCGGCTCGGTGCTGAGCATGGACCCGGTGATCGGCGACTTCGAGGTGGCCGACGTGCTGACCGAGGGGACGAAGATCCTCGCCGTGGGGCCGAATCTGGAGGCGACCGCGGAGGTGATCGACGCGACCGGCACCATCGTCATGCCCGGCTTCGTCGACACCCACCACCACCAGTACCAGGCGGCGCTGCGCGGTGCGTTGCCGGAAGGCATGCTGAGCGGCTACTTCGAGTTCGTCAACCGCAAGATGTCGCCGCTTTACCGCCCGGAGGACGTCCGCATCGCCGAGCTCGTCGCGTCGGTCAGCCAGCTCGACGCGGGGGTGACCACGGCGGTCGACACCTCGCAGATCAGCCTGTCCCCGGAGCACACGGACGCGGCGATCGAGGGTCTCGCCGAGGCCGGCCGGCGCACGCTGTTCACCTACTCCACCTACCCCGTCATCGACGGGCAGGTCGTCGACTACGAGCGGGAGCTGAAAAGGCTGACGCGCCAGTACTTCCCGGGTAAGGACCAGCTCCTGACGCTGGGCCTCAGCGCCGAGCCGCAGGGCGAGTTCCGGGCGCAGTGGAACCTGGCGCGCGAACTCGGTCTGCCGATCGTCTCGCACGTGCTCGGGCAGTACGGCGCATCGGAACTCCTCGTCCAGCTGAGCAGGGAAGGCATGCTCGGGCCGGACAACGAGTACATCCACGCGACCGGCCTGTCGGATGAGGCATGGGCGGCGATCCGGGACAGCGGTGGCGGCGTCTCCCTCGCGGTGCCCATCGAGATGTCGATGCGCCACGGTATGCCGCCGATCCTGAAGGCGCTGGAAATGGGCGTGCAGCCGTCGCTCAGCGTGGACGTCGAATGCACCATGACGGCCGACTTCTTCACCCAGCTGCGCTCGGTCTACACGCTTCAGCGCGCCTTCGTGCACGAGCGCTCACTGGCCGGCGAGGACGACCTGCCGGCACTGCTGACTCCTCGTGAGGTGCTCCGCTTCGCCACCGTCGAAGGAGCTCGCACCGCCCAGCTCGCCGACCGGGTGGGCACCCTCACCCCCGGCAAGGAGGCCGACGTCATCCTGCTGCGCGCGGACGCGCTGAACGTCATGCCGCTGAACAACGTGCCCGGCGCCGTGGTCACCCTGATGGAGCGGTCCAACGTCGACACCGTGCTCGTCGCGGGCAAGGTGCGCAAACGCGGGGGAGTGCTGACCGACGTCGACCTGGCCGGCCTGCGCCGGGCGATCGAGGCTTCCCGCGATCACCTCTACGCGGCCGCGGGCGAGCCACCACGGCTGTTCGCCTGA